A part of Polynucleobacter sp. MG-Unter2-18 genomic DNA contains:
- the recA gene encoding recombinase RecA codes for MALDDKRKSASSEFDGMSGDKQKALTAALAQIEKQFGKGSIMRLGDAEIHQDIQVVSSGSLGLDIALGVGGLARGRVIEIYGPESSGKTTLTLHAIAEMQKIGGTCAFIDAEHALDVQYASRLGVDVNNLLISQPDTGEQALEIADALVRSGSIDLIVIDSVAALVPRAEIEGDMGDSLPGLQARLMSQALRKLTGAIKRTNTTVIFINQIRMKIGVMFGSPETTTGGNALKFYASMRLDIRRIGSIKKGDEVVGNETRVKVVKNKVSPPFREAIFDIMYGAGISREGEIIDMGVEADIVEKSGSWYAYNGDRIGQGKDNVREFLKENPAIAQDIEAKIRAKLGVKTGTAIVSDVLSEEEEA; via the coding sequence ATGGCCTTAGACGATAAAAGAAAATCAGCCTCATCCGAATTTGACGGTATGAGTGGAGACAAGCAAAAGGCGCTTACTGCGGCCTTAGCGCAAATTGAGAAGCAATTTGGTAAGGGCTCAATCATGAGATTGGGCGATGCAGAAATACATCAAGATATTCAAGTAGTGTCGAGTGGCTCTTTGGGATTGGATATTGCCCTGGGAGTTGGGGGCCTAGCACGTGGCCGAGTGATCGAGATTTATGGTCCAGAATCTTCAGGCAAGACCACGCTGACTTTGCATGCGATTGCAGAAATGCAAAAGATTGGCGGAACTTGTGCCTTCATTGATGCGGAGCATGCTTTAGATGTTCAGTACGCTTCGCGTTTAGGTGTGGATGTGAACAACCTGTTGATCTCACAGCCAGATACTGGCGAGCAAGCATTAGAAATTGCAGACGCTTTGGTGCGTTCAGGCTCTATCGATTTAATCGTAATTGACTCTGTAGCGGCTTTAGTTCCAAGGGCGGAGATCGAGGGCGATATGGGTGATTCATTGCCTGGCCTCCAGGCTCGTCTGATGAGTCAAGCTTTGCGTAAATTGACTGGTGCAATCAAGCGTACCAATACAACCGTTATCTTCATTAACCAAATCCGTATGAAGATTGGCGTGATGTTTGGTTCACCTGAAACTACTACTGGCGGTAATGCACTGAAGTTCTACGCCTCTATGCGTTTAGATATTCGTCGTATCGGCAGCATCAAGAAGGGCGATGAAGTTGTTGGTAACGAGACCCGCGTGAAAGTGGTCAAGAACAAGGTATCTCCGCCATTCCGCGAGGCAATCTTTGACATCATGTACGGCGCTGGAATTTCTCGAGAAGGTGAAATTATCGATATGGGTGTTGAGGCTGATATCGTTGAAAAATCAGGCTCTTGGTATGCCTATAACGGTGATCGCATTGGTCAGGGAAAAGACAATGTGCGTGAGTTCTTGAAAGAGAATCCAGCCATTGCCCAGGATATTGAGGCCAAGATTCGTGCGAAATTGGGAGTAAAGACTGGCACAGCGATAGTTAGCGACGTTCTGAGCGAAGAAGAGGAAGCGTAA
- a CDS encoding DUF2878 domain-containing protein, whose amino-acid sequence MAKFWNFVFFQAGWFACIIGAANNQVLWPVIACLLYLAIHIWRSEHSIAELKLILKALIFGVSADSLIANLGYLNFQDAWPSPYLSPFWMWTLWALVASTINGSLSWLRGKPLLGAALGAIAGPLSYEAGIRMGAGSWGVHGQLGGLIYLAIVWGAAIPLFFYWHRRHIGTSLEQDQ is encoded by the coding sequence ATGGCTAAATTTTGGAATTTTGTGTTTTTCCAAGCTGGTTGGTTTGCTTGCATTATTGGTGCAGCGAATAATCAGGTCCTATGGCCAGTCATAGCTTGCCTTTTGTATTTAGCTATCCATATTTGGCGTTCAGAACATTCAATAGCGGAGCTAAAGCTAATACTGAAGGCGCTAATATTTGGAGTAAGCGCAGACTCACTTATAGCTAACCTCGGCTATCTAAACTTTCAGGATGCTTGGCCAAGCCCCTATTTATCTCCATTTTGGATGTGGACACTCTGGGCCTTGGTTGCTAGCACCATTAATGGCTCTTTATCCTGGTTGCGTGGCAAGCCACTATTGGGAGCGGCATTAGGAGCTATAGCCGGTCCATTGTCCTATGAGGCCGGAATTCGTATGGGTGCAGGCTCCTGGGGGGTTCATGGTCAATTGGGTGGCCTTATTTACCTAGCAATTGTTTGGGGAGCTGCAATTCCGTTGTTTTTTTACTGGCATCGTCGTCATATCGGAACAAGCCTAGAGCAAGATCAGTAA
- a CDS encoding VTT domain-containing protein, with translation MDFSYLLDLFLHLDKNLALVANEWGVWIYALLFAIIFVETGFVVMPFLPGDSLLFVAGAIAAVGGLDLWMLMALLTFAAVIGDALNYSIGRYVGNRVFSWENSRWFNRNAFDKAHAFYEKYGPVTIVLGRFMPFIRTFAPFVAGVAHMRYPVFAFYNIAGGILWVCSLTSLGFFIGDNAWVKSNFSLVALAMIIIPGLPALWIFLKEVLKKVQLRAK, from the coding sequence TTGGACTTCTCTTATCTCTTAGATCTATTTCTTCACCTCGATAAAAATTTAGCTCTGGTAGCTAATGAGTGGGGTGTCTGGATATACGCCCTGCTTTTTGCCATTATTTTTGTAGAGACAGGCTTTGTCGTGATGCCCTTTTTACCTGGGGACTCCCTATTATTTGTAGCTGGTGCTATAGCTGCTGTGGGAGGTTTAGATTTATGGATGCTGATGGCTTTGTTAACTTTTGCAGCGGTCATTGGCGACGCTCTGAACTATTCAATTGGACGTTATGTCGGTAACCGGGTCTTTTCTTGGGAAAACTCACGTTGGTTTAACCGCAATGCATTTGATAAGGCGCATGCCTTTTATGAAAAATATGGTCCAGTGACGATTGTTTTGGGGCGTTTTATGCCCTTTATTCGAACTTTTGCCCCATTTGTGGCTGGGGTTGCTCACATGCGCTATCCCGTGTTCGCTTTTTATAATATCGCTGGCGGCATTCTGTGGGTCTGCAGTTTGACAAGTCTTGGTTTCTTTATTGGTGACAATGCCTGGGTAAAAAGCAATTTTTCCTTAGTTGCCTTAGCAATGATCATCATTCCAGGGCTACCAGCCCTGTGGATCTTTCTTAAGGAAGTTCTAAAAAAAGTTCAGCTTCGCGCCAAATAA